Proteins encoded together in one Deinococcus ruber window:
- a CDS encoding polysaccharide biosynthesis protein gives MTQNTALPNINGQTVLITGGTGSFGNELLQLIKDTDVKEIRIFSRDELKQEDMRVKLKNSKIKFYIGDVRDRSSVDQVMDGVDLAFHAAALKQVPSCEFFPMQAVMTNIVGSHNVVESAIAHRVRSLVCLSTDKAVMPVNAMGMSKGLMEKVATAAARRLGAGDTMISCVRYGNVMYSRGSVIPLFIGQIKQGLPLTVTDPNMTRFLLSLRSAIDLVLFAFEHAHQGDLFVRKAPACTVADLAQALKNLFQSSVPVEIIGTRHAEKLLETLATAGEIARSEDMGDYLRVRMDDRDLNYAKYFTEGNLEELQIDDYTSHNTERLTVPQVETLLRSLPSVQRELEQWHAR, from the coding sequence ATGACACAAAATACGGCATTGCCTAACATCAATGGACAAACGGTGCTGATTACCGGCGGCACAGGTTCATTTGGAAATGAATTACTTCAACTCATCAAGGATACAGATGTTAAGGAGATTCGAATATTCAGTCGTGACGAACTGAAACAGGAAGACATGCGCGTGAAGTTGAAAAATTCAAAGATCAAATTCTATATCGGTGACGTCCGCGATCGAAGCAGTGTCGATCAGGTCATGGATGGAGTCGATCTGGCGTTTCATGCCGCTGCGCTGAAGCAGGTACCGAGTTGCGAGTTCTTTCCAATGCAGGCTGTGATGACCAATATCGTGGGCAGCCATAACGTTGTCGAGTCTGCGATTGCTCACAGAGTGCGGTCACTGGTTTGCTTGAGCACCGACAAAGCAGTGATGCCGGTCAATGCGATGGGCATGAGCAAAGGACTGATGGAAAAGGTCGCGACTGCGGCAGCGCGGAGGTTGGGAGCAGGCGACACCATGATTTCCTGTGTGCGCTACGGAAACGTGATGTACTCGCGGGGCTCGGTCATTCCGCTGTTTATTGGTCAGATCAAACAGGGACTCCCTCTTACCGTCACAGATCCCAACATGACCCGCTTTTTGTTGTCGCTGCGGAGTGCCATTGATCTCGTTCTGTTTGCGTTCGAGCACGCTCACCAGGGTGATCTGTTTGTCCGGAAAGCGCCAGCGTGTACCGTGGCGGATCTGGCGCAGGCTCTCAAGAACCTGTTTCAGTCCAGTGTTCCAGTGGAGATTATCGGGACGCGGCACGCCGAGAAACTTCTGGAAACGTTGGCGACAGCAGGCGAAATTGCACGTTCTGAAGACATGGGAGATTATCTTCGTGTCAGAATGGACGACCGCGACCTGAACTACGCCAAATATTTCACCGAAGGTAACCTGGAAGAACTGCAGATTGACGATTACACCTCGCACAATACCGAACGGCTGACGGTGCCTCAGGTTGAAACGCTCCTGCGCTCTCTTCCCAGTGTCCAACGAGAACTGGAACAATGGCACGCCCGCTAA
- a CDS encoding glycosyltransferase family 4 protein produces the protein MKKYDILIVIDHYLPGRLSGGPVTAISNLTQRLDGKVKFLIVTRNYDIDGSVYGDIFINNIYQVNGADVIYLPSSQFNPSHFKTYLKLYGIPVLYLNSFFSITTIRALICQRINSFNVPIILAPRGEFSSAALALKRRKKRLYLSFFRIFGLTRSVTTFQASTIFELRDIYRTLGPVSVKVAVDLTPLVDAIPTTIDIDRRRVVFISRVSPMKNLLYVIDVLKRISVPFDFHIYGPLEDQAYWEKCKHALMELPVHIHAEYKGVVPYDQVRNILNGYDVFLFPTLGENYGHVIWESLAAGCPVVLSDQTSWQDFRSAGVGDVLPLSDPQQFADAVLALLQDSPERKLERAAACQAYARRVAEDHHALQENLDLLQTTGR, from the coding sequence TTGAAAAAATATGATATACTTATTGTTATTGACCACTATCTCCCCGGCAGACTTTCTGGTGGTCCTGTGACGGCTATCTCTAACTTGACGCAGCGCCTAGACGGAAAAGTAAAATTTTTAATAGTGACGAGAAACTACGACATAGATGGATCCGTGTATGGAGATATTTTCATAAATAATATTTACCAGGTCAACGGGGCTGATGTCATATATCTGCCATCAAGTCAATTTAACCCAAGTCATTTTAAGACATATCTTAAACTGTATGGTATTCCTGTCCTTTATCTCAATAGCTTTTTTTCTATAACTACGATCAGAGCTCTCATATGCCAGCGGATAAATTCGTTTAATGTACCGATCATTCTTGCACCACGAGGTGAATTCTCATCGGCTGCGCTGGCGCTCAAGCGCAGAAAGAAGCGTCTTTACTTAAGTTTTTTCAGGATTTTTGGTCTTACTAGATCTGTTACGACATTCCAGGCATCAACAATTTTTGAATTACGGGATATCTACCGCACTCTTGGACCGGTCTCCGTCAAGGTGGCAGTTGATCTTACCCCTCTTGTCGATGCTATTCCAACGACGATAGACATAGACCGCAGACGGGTTGTATTTATTTCACGAGTTTCCCCCATGAAGAATTTATTGTATGTGATAGACGTGCTCAAACGGATCTCGGTTCCTTTCGACTTCCATATTTATGGTCCGCTGGAAGATCAGGCATACTGGGAAAAATGCAAACACGCATTGATGGAGCTTCCCGTGCATATTCATGCGGAGTACAAAGGCGTGGTTCCCTACGATCAAGTGCGCAACATACTTAACGGGTACGATGTCTTTCTTTTCCCCACTCTTGGAGAAAATTATGGACACGTCATTTGGGAGTCACTGGCGGCAGGTTGTCCAGTGGTGCTCAGTGATCAAACTTCGTGGCAAGATTTCAGGAGTGCAGGGGTAGGAGACGTTCTGCCACTTTCCGATCCCCAGCAGTTTGCCGACGCTGTGCTGGCCCTCCTGCAGGACTCGCCTGAACGCAAATTGGAGCGCGCCGCTGCCTGCCAGGCGTATGCGAGACGGGTGGCAGAAGACCACCATGCTTTGCAGGAAAATCTCGATCTGTTGCAGACGACTGGCCGATAA
- a CDS encoding lipopolysaccharide biosynthesis protein, with protein sequence MASIFARGFAIVTTLVLTPLIIHTLGVTHYGFWFLATLISTVIAFPDFGISNGVINKIADLNRTTGSILKGITSILEVSYLLRVLAIFWFLLGSLMIFLYVRTLNHATQQDELLQTLLLSLGIFCLGIPPTLWSRVQLALERGHESVIWEGVGKAAALFLSLIVLFIHPEIRWLTVATLLPPVVAAYCNGIFFTRRDMKNAYLSHKRKSLKETVVANLDILRTGGYFTVIQVAYILGFALDPFLIGRFGGVDQVSYVSVIRRPFDAFPLVITLFSTSLWPVFGRLQANSQFVQSRRLIISLCMWSAALIVILGGIVIVFQKPIYDLLGQSRFSVQSADLFWILLRTFAVTITIVQNNYMSAVNLVKRQALTQLTSGLISIVVVIPALYFGNIHVYLLVSSLIYFFFTLIPSLLISFGDINSKIKSSLESVVWYSDK encoded by the coding sequence TTGGCCTCTATCTTTGCTAGAGGTTTTGCAATCGTTACTACTCTTGTCCTTACGCCATTAATTATTCATACCTTGGGCGTAACTCATTATGGTTTCTGGTTTTTGGCGACACTTATTTCCACAGTCATTGCTTTCCCTGACTTTGGCATTTCAAATGGAGTTATCAACAAAATTGCTGATTTAAACAGGACTACGGGAAGTATTTTAAAAGGCATCACATCAATTCTAGAAGTTTCCTATTTGTTAAGGGTTTTGGCAATTTTTTGGTTCTTACTTGGCTCTTTAATGATATTTTTATACGTAAGAACTCTTAATCATGCTACCCAACAAGATGAGCTCCTTCAAACTCTACTCTTATCCCTCGGAATTTTTTGCCTTGGAATCCCTCCCACGCTTTGGTCGAGAGTTCAGCTTGCCCTAGAGCGCGGCCACGAAAGTGTAATTTGGGAAGGAGTAGGTAAAGCTGCTGCGCTTTTTTTATCTTTGATTGTTTTATTTATTCATCCAGAGATCAGATGGTTAACTGTGGCGACTCTTTTGCCTCCTGTGGTGGCTGCTTACTGCAACGGCATATTTTTTACGCGCCGAGACATGAAAAATGCGTACTTATCCCATAAAAGGAAAAGCCTAAAGGAAACGGTAGTAGCCAACTTAGATATCCTGCGTACAGGAGGCTATTTTACTGTCATACAAGTAGCTTATATCCTTGGTTTTGCGCTCGACCCCTTCCTGATAGGCCGTTTTGGGGGTGTAGACCAAGTGTCTTACGTAAGTGTGATTAGAAGGCCTTTTGACGCTTTCCCTCTCGTTATCACCCTCTTTTCAACTTCCTTATGGCCCGTGTTCGGGCGATTGCAGGCCAATTCTCAGTTTGTCCAATCGAGGCGCCTCATCATTTCGCTGTGTATGTGGTCTGCTGCACTCATAGTCATACTCGGTGGAATAGTCATCGTGTTTCAGAAACCGATTTATGACCTACTCGGGCAGAGTAGATTTAGTGTGCAGAGTGCTGACCTTTTTTGGATACTCTTAAGGACTTTCGCTGTTACTATAACAATAGTGCAAAATAACTATATGAGTGCCGTGAATCTTGTCAAGCGCCAAGCCCTAACTCAACTGACTTCGGGATTAATAAGCATAGTTGTAGTTATTCCAGCTTTATACTTCGGTAATATACACGTCTATCTCCTCGTATCATCCTTGATATACTTTTTTTTCACATTAATTCCATCTCTATTAATATCTTTTGGTGATATTAATAGCAAGATTAAATCAAGCTTGGAAAGCGTTGTGTGGTATTCAGATAAATAG
- a CDS encoding oligosaccharide repeat unit polymerase, which translates to MNFIGCYFLDDTYEYILTGAAALITIIILFTKTPFNIRPLQAWCIGFIVIVLSEALYNRTKIIYVAGLSAYESASLFICLSFSFICFVTSFLNLFDVNDSIRNADEDLRPTNITYVMLSIMYGIYFIYAIPLAFTTFKYGRLDTLAVETSHSTLEAIVAGLGGLASSILPAATIYVLFAKKEYINQPLKFNYILRAMLFVSPLIITQFFLGVRSVIVTTVLSMVFMVLKIFSVRISNVPQFIALAGVLLFITNFMKNSRVGGEAAIVSGTVQGIDISSFSEGVVQSFSQMHNYFPLAGFEQGKEHLTLLLFWIPKTLWPEKPPQLENWFPQVIDPGFFSSFHSTAATFGATAYADFGFSWGLIVCGLQGILLGLLEARTNSYLKISKIAQISPNIIIYASAMGTVFYSIRQFNSVFITTISILFAYLLIRSTFKKPHVVKTTVTDARSVKEIMRFTSQK; encoded by the coding sequence TTGAACTTTATAGGATGTTATTTTTTAGATGATACATACGAATATATTTTGACCGGTGCGGCTGCGCTCATAACTATTATAATTCTATTTACTAAAACCCCATTTAATATCCGGCCTCTGCAGGCATGGTGTATTGGATTCATCGTGATTGTGTTAAGCGAAGCACTTTATAACAGAACAAAAATTATTTATGTTGCTGGCTTATCGGCATATGAATCTGCATCACTTTTCATATGCTTGTCGTTTTCATTCATTTGTTTTGTAACGTCTTTTTTAAATCTTTTCGATGTTAATGACTCTATTCGCAATGCTGACGAAGATTTGCGTCCGACAAATATTACCTATGTGATGTTAAGTATTATGTATGGCATCTATTTCATCTATGCTATACCGCTCGCGTTTACAACATTTAAATATGGAAGACTTGACACTCTTGCGGTCGAAACGTCTCATAGCACACTTGAAGCGATTGTCGCTGGTCTTGGGGGTCTGGCTTCCAGTATTTTACCCGCCGCAACGATATATGTACTTTTTGCAAAAAAGGAGTATATTAATCAGCCACTCAAATTTAATTACATTCTCAGAGCCATGCTATTTGTCAGCCCTCTCATTATTACTCAGTTTTTTCTTGGTGTCCGGTCTGTAATAGTGACAACGGTACTTTCGATGGTCTTCATGGTGTTGAAAATTTTTTCAGTTAGAATTTCTAACGTTCCACAATTTATTGCGCTTGCTGGTGTATTGTTGTTCATCACCAACTTTATGAAAAACTCGAGGGTGGGGGGAGAGGCTGCGATTGTGTCTGGTACCGTACAGGGAATCGATATATCAAGCTTTTCAGAAGGTGTTGTACAATCGTTTAGCCAAATGCATAATTATTTCCCATTGGCAGGGTTTGAACAAGGAAAAGAACACCTCACCCTCCTCCTCTTTTGGATACCTAAGACGCTCTGGCCTGAGAAGCCTCCTCAACTGGAGAACTGGTTTCCCCAGGTCATTGATCCTGGCTTCTTTTCAAGCTTCCATTCCACAGCCGCTACGTTTGGTGCTACAGCGTATGCTGATTTTGGATTTTCCTGGGGCTTAATTGTATGTGGGCTTCAAGGGATACTCTTGGGATTGTTGGAGGCAAGAACAAATAGCTATTTAAAAATAAGTAAAATTGCTCAAATATCACCAAATATTATTATTTATGCTTCGGCTATGGGTACGGTTTTCTATTCAATTCGACAGTTCAACTCTGTTTTTATCACCACCATCAGTATTTTATTTGCCTATCTTCTCATCAGATCCACTTTTAAAAAGCCACATGTCGTCAAAACCACTGTTACGGATGCAAGAAGCGTCAAGGAAATCATGAGATTTACCTCTCAAAAATGA
- a CDS encoding O-antigen ligase family protein, which yields MIYPIVPLCVLALPALRRLPNVVLFILLCYALTQQVAALLAPEPILASALALVRSLLIGGLVGIGVLVQRAALLKPLGAGLLIVYLSAALYGAANGFNFLTGRLSHPYMTAIALGLSGVFGIWLALFASGRWWWRLPLGVAGLVILLLSGSRGPLLATFIGCLVGFGIRRGIQAAMGALFGSLLLLSGVYVGDRLGISAVTRLVSSDTTGRDVVWYDTLSVIHSYRLAGVGSYRLGKYLTSPSNPCSLFLGPDGVPLHCPAWLAHLDNPWLIAHNLTLQQWAETGPLGLAGFFILLGLIGYATLQGQNPLAGAIISGMLVSTITDNTILVPNPFFAEVFWIVAGMQLLNLKRLQWSVGAFTVGLALVLSLPLFLGLRSSTVPIGPSKYALNLFVAPTEVQSTQAYTTYAQFQIPAGSYRADLESCARFCTSLLSTAFTVSGNRSPLLTLTSDLLPMKTQNLQLRLLPGSSSFSVVALASRNWTVKVKP from the coding sequence GTGATTTACCCTATCGTGCCGCTGTGTGTTTTGGCGTTGCCTGCCCTGCGACGTCTGCCGAACGTCGTTCTGTTTATTCTCCTGTGCTATGCCCTGACTCAGCAGGTCGCAGCCTTATTGGCGCCCGAGCCAATTCTCGCAAGTGCGTTGGCTCTGGTACGCAGCCTCCTCATTGGTGGCCTAGTGGGTATCGGTGTGCTTGTGCAACGAGCTGCACTTTTGAAACCGTTGGGTGCAGGGCTGCTGATTGTGTATCTCAGTGCCGCATTGTACGGAGCTGCGAACGGATTTAACTTTCTTACAGGCCGCCTCAGTCATCCGTATATGACAGCGATTGCCCTTGGACTGAGTGGCGTCTTCGGTATCTGGCTTGCTCTCTTTGCTAGTGGCAGATGGTGGTGGCGATTGCCCCTAGGGGTAGCCGGTTTGGTGATTCTTCTGCTTTCCGGGAGCCGCGGTCCACTGCTGGCGACCTTCATCGGCTGTCTTGTCGGATTTGGTATTCGGCGGGGTATCCAGGCCGCCATGGGCGCCTTGTTCGGATCTCTCTTGCTTCTGAGTGGTGTCTATGTGGGAGACCGTCTGGGCATCAGTGCGGTCACCCGGCTTGTTAGCAGCGATACGACCGGACGAGATGTGGTGTGGTACGACACGCTCTCGGTCATACACAGCTATCGTCTGGCAGGCGTAGGCAGCTACCGCTTGGGGAAATACCTGACCTCACCTTCCAATCCCTGTAGCTTGTTTCTGGGACCAGACGGCGTCCCGCTGCATTGTCCAGCGTGGCTGGCTCACCTTGATAATCCATGGCTTATCGCACATAACCTAACGCTTCAACAATGGGCTGAAACTGGACCGCTGGGCCTTGCTGGGTTTTTTATCTTGTTAGGGCTGATCGGGTATGCCACCCTACAAGGCCAAAATCCTCTGGCTGGGGCCATTATCAGTGGGATGTTGGTGTCTACTATTACGGATAACACGATTCTGGTACCCAATCCGTTTTTTGCTGAAGTCTTTTGGATCGTCGCTGGTATGCAATTGCTGAATCTGAAGCGGCTTCAGTGGTCTGTGGGTGCTTTTACGGTGGGCCTCGCTCTAGTTCTGTCGTTACCGCTGTTTCTTGGTCTGAGAAGTTCAACTGTGCCGATCGGACCGTCGAAGTATGCCCTCAATCTGTTCGTGGCACCTACAGAAGTTCAGTCTACACAGGCATATACAACGTACGCTCAATTCCAAATTCCCGCTGGAAGTTACCGTGCTGATTTGGAGAGTTGTGCTCGCTTCTGTACCAGTCTGTTGAGCACGGCGTTCACTGTGTCGGGAAACCGCTCGCCGCTGCTCACACTCACAAGTGATCTCCTTCCTATGAAAACCCAAAATCTGCAACTGCGGCTGCTCCCAGGGTCGTCAAGCTTTTCAGTCGTCGCCTTGGCGAGCAGGAACTGGACCGTGAAGGTGAAGCCTTGA
- a CDS encoding glycosyltransferase family 4 protein — translation MKLVRETSELTKRYDVLIVISHYLPGRSSGGPVTSIENLVKKLGNQIRIVIVTQNYDLDGSLYSNIIPLQVYKVENADVIYLNKEDFRFSTIQGLAEQLKVSCIYLNSFFSKITVESLFRMWLLRKNIRVVVAVRGEFSPGALKIKAWKKQLYIKLSRNIGIMRHVIFQATSAREEHDITKNLGKVQTMISMDIPADIEMITTSEKHANSTTKLVFISRIVPMKNLTYALRCLSKVKGDIIFDIFGTLEDHDYWEECKNIIAELPPNIRVKYNGVLKHDMVRKKFQEYDAFLFPTAGENLGHVIFESLSAGCPVIISDQTPWQDLECKGVGWVIPLEKPDIFTDTIQNIMKETAGEKHERSGKCLKYAIDISQDKDMIKKNLELFGIQTR, via the coding sequence GTGAAATTAGTTAGAGAAACAAGTGAGCTCACCAAAAGGTACGATGTTCTAATTGTAATAAGTCATTACTTACCCGGTCGCTCATCTGGTGGGCCAGTAACCTCAATTGAGAATTTGGTTAAAAAGCTGGGCAATCAGATACGTATTGTGATCGTTACACAAAATTATGACCTAGACGGGTCTTTATACAGCAATATTATACCCCTGCAAGTATATAAAGTTGAAAATGCAGATGTTATATATTTAAATAAGGAAGATTTTAGATTCTCTACCATACAGGGATTAGCCGAACAATTAAAGGTAAGCTGTATATATCTCAACAGCTTCTTTTCAAAAATTACCGTAGAATCACTCTTTCGTATGTGGCTTTTGAGGAAGAACATCAGAGTAGTGGTGGCAGTTCGGGGAGAGTTTTCTCCCGGTGCACTTAAGATCAAAGCATGGAAAAAGCAACTATACATCAAGCTAAGTCGGAACATCGGCATTATGCGACACGTTATATTTCAGGCAACAAGTGCGCGAGAAGAACATGATATTACCAAAAATCTCGGAAAAGTGCAGACTATGATTTCTATGGATATACCAGCTGACATCGAAATGATAACAACGAGTGAAAAGCACGCAAATTCAACCACCAAACTAGTATTCATATCCAGAATAGTACCGATGAAAAATCTAACATATGCTTTACGCTGTTTATCAAAGGTAAAAGGTGATATAATTTTTGATATTTTTGGCACGCTCGAAGATCACGATTACTGGGAGGAATGTAAAAATATTATTGCTGAACTACCACCAAATATAAGAGTAAAATATAACGGCGTACTTAAACACGATATGGTAAGAAAAAAATTCCAAGAATACGATGCATTTCTATTTCCCACAGCGGGTGAGAATCTAGGGCATGTTATTTTTGAATCTCTTTCAGCGGGTTGCCCTGTAATTATAAGTGATCAAACTCCATGGCAAGATTTGGAGTGCAAAGGCGTCGGATGGGTCATCCCCCTTGAAAAACCAGATATATTTACAGACACTATTCAAAATATAATGAAAGAGACTGCGGGCGAGAAGCATGAAAGAAGCGGAAAGTGTCTCAAATATGCGATAGACATTTCGCAAGACAAAGACATGATTAAAAAAAATCTGGAGTTGTTTGGAATTCAGACAAGATAA
- a CDS encoding nucleotide sugar dehydrogenase: MIKYQVNTSPEKIAIIGLGYVGLPLALELAKAFPDVVGFDILTSRIQQLANYVDRSNETDSEDLKLSSLSFSSDETCLVDRSVFIVTVPTPIDEYKRPDLSPLISASRTIGKYLKEGDLVIYESTVYPGVTEEICGAVLEEVSGLKKYVQFKLGYSPERINPGDKVHTLRNVVKVVSAQDEETLNRVCDIYGVIVEVGLHRASTIKVAEAAKVIENTQRDLNIALVNELAIIFDRMDISTLDVLEAAGTKWNFLPFRPGLVGGHCIGVDPYYLTQKAQEIGYTPEVILAGRRVNDSMGVFVAQKLVKMLTSAEVSLKEARVGILGLTYKEDVPDLRNSRIPDIVAELREFGIDPLIHDPLLSTEEVQKEYHLSLCTFDELKDLDGLILAVPHQFYLDYSQEKLLGMLNSQGIFIDVKSVLPRNCLPGRCWSL, from the coding sequence GTGATAAAATATCAAGTAAATACTTCTCCTGAAAAAATAGCGATCATTGGCCTTGGTTACGTTGGACTGCCATTGGCATTAGAGCTTGCAAAAGCTTTTCCTGATGTAGTGGGGTTTGACATTCTAACTTCCCGGATTCAGCAGCTGGCTAACTATGTTGACCGATCCAATGAGACTGACAGTGAAGATTTAAAACTCTCCTCTCTTTCTTTTTCGTCGGATGAGACTTGCCTCGTTGATCGTTCAGTCTTTATCGTAACTGTGCCAACTCCTATTGACGAATATAAGCGTCCAGATCTCAGCCCATTGATTAGTGCAAGCAGAACGATCGGTAAGTATCTTAAAGAAGGTGACCTTGTTATTTATGAGTCGACAGTCTACCCTGGCGTAACTGAAGAAATTTGCGGTGCTGTTTTAGAGGAAGTTTCGGGGCTTAAAAAGTATGTGCAGTTTAAGTTGGGTTATAGTCCCGAGCGCATTAACCCAGGCGACAAGGTTCATACGCTTCGGAATGTTGTCAAAGTCGTTTCTGCGCAAGATGAGGAAACATTAAATCGCGTCTGTGACATTTATGGAGTAATCGTTGAGGTAGGTCTTCATCGTGCCTCTACGATTAAAGTTGCTGAAGCGGCTAAAGTTATCGAGAATACTCAACGAGATTTGAATATTGCGCTGGTCAATGAACTTGCGATTATTTTTGATCGTATGGATATTAGTACACTGGATGTGCTTGAAGCGGCTGGAACAAAATGGAATTTTCTCCCTTTCCGGCCTGGACTCGTTGGTGGGCACTGTATTGGTGTTGATCCCTATTATTTAACTCAGAAAGCACAGGAAATCGGCTATACACCCGAAGTAATACTTGCTGGGCGGCGTGTGAATGACTCAATGGGTGTATTTGTTGCTCAAAAGCTGGTAAAAATGCTAACGTCGGCGGAAGTGTCTTTAAAAGAAGCACGAGTTGGAATTCTAGGTCTTACTTATAAGGAAGATGTTCCTGATCTTAGAAATAGTCGAATACCTGATATTGTCGCAGAACTCAGGGAGTTTGGTATTGATCCTCTCATACATGACCCTCTTCTTTCCACCGAGGAAGTGCAGAAAGAGTATCATTTGAGCTTGTGTACTTTTGATGAGTTGAAAGATTTGGACGGACTCATTCTTGCTGTTCCGCATCAATTTTACTTAGATTATTCGCAGGAAAAATTACTAGGTATGTTGAACAGTCAAGGAATATTTATTGATGTAAAATCTGTTTTGCCAAGAAACTGTCTTCCGGGAAGATGTTGGAGCTTATAG